The DNA sequence GATCGGACTGATGTATTTGAGTGTATCAACTATTTTGATCCGGGAGTCCGGTTCGTTTTTCAGGATGTATTCGGATATCGCCTCTGCCGCCGCATTGTGCCCGTGGCCGGCAGAAATCGTGAGCATAAGTGTGTTCATGTGGATAACCCTCCGCTTTGTCTATTATATCACTTCATGGGACGGGATAGAACGGGGCAGAACAAAGCCGATAGTGTCAACTTACTTTCGGTTCAAAAATTGAATAGGCCTGCCGTGCGGATTCCAAGTAGCCCGGGTTTTACGATTTATACCACCCAAAATGAGGCGTTGCATAGCTGATTGAACCTTGTTTTACTGGGTAGACCCGGCTCTTCTTCACGATCCGTTTTTCCAGCCTCACAAGTCGGGCTTCCTTCTTCTTTTCTTTCTCTTTGGCAGCGAAGTAGCCCATGAGATCCCCGCCATTGAGCACGAAAACTCGCATGCGCGCTATATTCTCAGCACCTACTGTGCTCCACCCCATCGGGCGTGAAGATAACCGTGAGGAAAGCACATGACTGACATGCCCTTCCGCACTGCAGCCCTGATAGCCCGACTTGGCCGCGTTCTGGATCGATTCCCAGTTGGACACAAGATAGGTTTGCATCTCGCCTAACTTCTTTTCCTGGGTCTTTTTAAGCGGCAATCCCGCTGCTGATTCGAAGAATGTGTTGATGTCCTCAAGGGAGTCCATGCTGATGGCGTCTTTGAGGTACCAGTAATATTCATCCTTTGTCCCTTTGTAGGAATCAATCGGCGTTGCCGCCTGGCGCAGGGCCTTTTCCAGGTGGAACTTATCCAGATAGAGCTTGCATCGAGGCAGAATCTGGGCACCCATCTTGATCCAGGACGCCCCATCCCCTGATAAGGAGATTTCCTCGATCTTATCCACTTCATAAGCCGAGTTCAGGTAATCGAACACTTCGTACCACAGTTCATCCGAGTTGCCCTTGTAGAAGCCTGCAAATCGACGTACACCCATTAAGGCCTTGCGTCTCTTCCCGACACTCTGCTGCCCCTCATGGACGTAGATCAGCCGCATCTGCTGATTGGAACCGTCCTGCATAGCTACATGATCCTCATCGGCCTCAATATAGATCCGAGATGCCACTTTTTTCTGAGGCAGGGGTCCCTCAGAAGACTCAATGTTCCCCAGTCGATGGACCAGATTCATTACCGTAGTGCGGCTGGTAATTCCGCTGCTTGCATAGCGCTCCACCGTCCCCTGGTAAGAAATATCTTTAGCACTGGAGAGAAGACACGAGGCTAGTTCCCGGCTGATTCTCTGATGGGGCTCAAGGCCCAGAAGACGATCCACCAGACACACATGGTGATTGGTCTTTTTATCCCGAAAGTACGTCCGGCCAAAGACCACAGGTCCGGCTGTAGTAGCGATGGTTTTTGTTTGATAGCGCCGTTCGATGGTGTAGTCTTTTTTCCGTAACTGTGAGTTCCTCAGGCGCTCATCGAGTACCTGAACATAATCCTGGATCTGCTCACGGGCAATCCGATCCGTCAGCTCGTGAGTCTCCTGTACCACTTGATCCATGGTGAGAGTACCGCTTGCCATTCTTGAATCAAAACCTTGTCTGAGAGTGGTGAACATTGAGTTGAAATCTGTTAAGATAGGCATGAGAATAAGTCCTTTCGTGTAGTTTGTTTTTGGTTGTTACTAACATTCTAGCACTTGGGCTTATTCTCTTTCATTTTCGACCTACAGTAACTTTACACTAAGAACAAAGCCCTTTTCCCAAGGGTTTTCAGATTTGCCGGGCGAGAGCTGCTCCGATCGGTGGGAGGACTGCTTCGTCTCAGGCAACAGCGGGCTGCCCGAAATCCGGGAATGATTGAGCAGCCTGATACTCCAAAAAAGCGAAGGGCCGCTGAGAACCGGTTTTCCGCGCAGACCAGCACTCACCGTCCCGGATCGTCCGGAGCACTCAGAAAGAACGGCCAAGCCCCCCGTTTAGGTGGTTCTTAAGGTATAATGGAATCAGGAAAGACAGGTGATATTTATGGATAAGGCAGTGATTCAGATCAGGACATTGCTTCCGGGAGAGTCAGAATACATCGAGCTGACAAGTCTGGGCAATATTGTGCGGGAAGGGGACAAAGTGATTGTATCCTACGCCGAAAGTGAACTGACCGGAATGGATGATACCCAGACCACCATCATTATGGATCAGGCGGATGTAACGATCCGGCGTCAAGGAAGCTTTACGTCCACGCTGGAGTTTTCGCTGCTTGAGCCCAGGCAGTGCCTCTATCATACGCCCTACGGGACATTCAACGTCACGACCCATACCCAGGAATACCGGGTGGTGGACGACGAACGAAAGATGGAACTGTTCCTGAAATACGGACTGGTCATTGAGGGCGAGTCACAGGGCAGCACCCGCATTGAAATGGTGGTCCGGCCTCAGGCCTCGAGAGATCAGTAATCCAGCGGTGAACTCCGATCAGGAACAGGCCGAAACTTTGCCGCAGTCGGCAGACTGGGCAATTCATTGGGTTCGAGGGAACAGAAGATAAATCAAAATTGGGAAACGCAGCCTCCGGATGTCGCTTGGACACCGGAGGCTGCGTTGATGATCGGCTCATCACTCATCTGAGGTTCGAAACAGGTCAGCCATCTGGCGGGCGGTGACATCCAGATCCCCAGGATCCAGGCGGGAATAGTCAACAATGAGGGTGGCGTTGTACTCATCCGAGCGGCCATGGACGTATTCAGACAGAAAGCTGAGGTTCAGTCCCGATGCCCGGGCAGTCCGAATCAGCGCGGTTTCCGATTTTTTGGTATCGACTTTGACCAGAAAGTGGAGGCCGGCGTCTTCCCCGATGAATTGATGCGGTATGCTGCCAAAGGCTTGGCGCAGAGCAGATTTCAGGCCGTCCCGCTGTTTGCGGTACGCTGTTTTCATGCGGTTGAGATGCTTTTCAAAATAACCCTGGCGTATAAACCGGGCCAGCGTGTACTGCTCGAAACTGGGGACAGGGCAGGAATAGAAGGAAAGCTCGGATTGATAGCGCTCCACGAGGGGAGGCGGCAGAACCATATAGCTGATTCGGATGGAAGGTGAAATGGTTCGGGAAAAGGTGTTGATATAAATGACCTTGTCCGACTGATCCATGCTGTAGAGCGAAGGAATGGGCCGGCCCTGGTAACGGAATTCGGAGTCGTAGTCATCTTCGATGATGTACCGGCTGCTGTGCTGGGCAGCCCAGGCCAGCAGATCAAATCTGCGCCCCGCTGGCATCACGATGCCGGTCGGATAATGATGCGAAGGGGACACATGGGTGACTTCAGCACCGGTCCAGGTCAGAGCCTGAACCGAGAACCCCTTGTCATCCATGGGAATGAACTGACAGACTGCCCCGTAATGCTGATAAATGCGGGCAATTTTTGGATATCCGGGATTTTCGACGGCGTAGCGCAGATCCTTGCCCAGGAGCTGAATGATTCGGCCATAGAGGTACTCGGTTCCGGCGCCGATGATGATCTGTCCGGGAGAAACGGTCATTCCCCGAAAATGGAACAGGTGCCAGGCGATGGCTTCCCGAAGTTCTGTGACGCCATGAAACGGAGTCGGAGCAAGCAGGGTTTTGTTTTCTTCGGTCAGGATCTGGCGCATGAGCCGGGCCCAGACCGAGAAGGGGAATTCCGTATAGCTGAGGGCTTCGGTCACTGGCGGGTGCCGGAGCGTCGTCGAACCATCGGTCCGGCTTTGGGATCCGGCAGGCATTGTCTGAATCGGGACTGTAGTCTCAAGGGCCAGGGGACTGACAAAATAACCCTGCTTCTCCTGACTGTAGACATACCCTTCCAGAACGAGCTGAGCATAGGCATTTTCAACCGTGATGACGCTGATCTGCAGATGGCGGGCCAGCTTGCGCTTGGATGGGAGTTTTTCATGGGCGGTCAGGGTGCCGGTCAGGATGTCCTGTCGGATTTTTTGATAAAGAAATTCGTAGAGGGGAAGTGATCCCCGGGATTCCATATGATAAGTCAGCATAAATGCCTCCTGTAATTAATCTGGTCCTATCAGATTAGTTTAAAATGGTCATTGATCCAATACCAAGCTTCAGTATACTGGAGAAGAAAACAGAAGTAAACCGCAGGGGGCGGCACTGTATGGTACTGTATATTGTTATATGACATTGACTGACATTCGATGTTACGGTACGTCATCGCCCGGCTCTGCGCTGCTTCATATTACACTGCATAACGATGCACCATACTGCATCCTACAGGGGGAAGATTATGAATAACGAACGAATTGGTTTAAACAAGGAACTGGCTCAGATGCTCAAGGGCGGCGTCATCATGGATGTTACAACTCCGGAACAGGCAAGAATTGCCGAGGCAGCCGGAGCCTGCGCTGTCATGGCCCTGGAACGGATTCCGGCGGACATTCGCGCTGCCGGGGGTGTTTCCCGCATGAGTGATCCGAAAATGATCCGGGAGATTCAGGACGCGGTATCCATTCCAGTCATGGCCAAAGTCCGCATCGGTCACTTTGTGGAAGCGCAGATTCTGGAAGCCGTTGAGATTGACTTCATCGATGAAAGTGAAGTACTCTCTCCGGCCGATGATGTTTACCACATTGACAAAACCGCCTTCAAGGCACCGTTTGTCTGCGGCGCGCGGGATCTGGGCGAAGCTCTGCGGCGGATCGCCGAAGGGGCCAGCATGATCCGGACCAAGGGTGAGCCAGGAACGGGCGACGTGGTTCAGGCTGTCCGGCACTTAAGAAAAATCAATTCAGAAATCAGCCGGGTTCAGGCGGCTCGTCCGGATGAACTGTTCGAAATGGCCAAACAGCTGATGGTTCCGCTGGATCTGATCCGTTACGTGCATGATCATGGCCGGCTGCCCGTTGTCAACTTTGCCGCCGGCGGAGTGGCAACTCCCGCGGATGCTGCCCTGATGATGCAGCTGGGAGCGGAAGGCGTCTTCGTTGGTTCAGGGATCTTTAAGTCCGGCGATCCGGCCCGGCGGGCCAAGGCCATTGTCAAGGCCGTGACGAATTATCAGGATGCCGCCATGCTGGCGGAACTGTCCGCTGACCTGGGCGAAGCCATGGTCGGCATCAATGAGCAGGAAATTGAGATTCTTATGGCGGAGCGTGGAAAATAATGAGAGTCGGCGTGCTTGCCCTGCAGGGGGCCTTTGCAGAACATCGCCGGATGCTGGAACAGAGGGGGATTGAAAGCTTTGAAATCCGTCAGCTGAAGGATCTGGACGGTCCCATGGATGGCCTGATCCTGCCGGGCGGGGAAAGCACCGTCATGGGACAGCTTTTAACAGAGCTCGGTCTGATGGAACCTCTGCGGCAGAAGATAAGCCAGGGGCTGCCGGTATTCGGCACCTGTGCCGGCATGATACTTCTCGCCCGTTCCATCACCGAGCAGGCGCTCACCCACTTTGCTACCATGGATATCCATGTTCGCCGCAATGCCTTCGGGCGCCAGCTGGGAAGCTTTGAGGCCCTGGGAACCTTCAGCGGCAATACAGCGGTGCCCATGCGGTTCATCCGCGCCCCGTTCATAGAAAAGGTGGGTCCCGAGACAGAGATTCTTTCCATGGTCCAGGGAAAGATCGTCGCAGCCCGGCAGGACAGCCAGCTGGTTACGGCGTTTCATCCCGAACTGACCGACGACACCTTTGTTCATGATTATTTCATCGAGATGATCCGATCCCGGCAGACAGCCTCCTAGCTGCACAGATGTCCTATTCTGATCCGATGACAAATGGTCATCACACAGCCGGGCGATGATTACAAAGCCGAGCGATGATTACAAAGCCCGGCAATAACCAAAAAGTCAGAGAACCGATCCATACCAGTGTGCGGATCGGTTCTCTGGCTTATCTTTGTACATCAGCTCCCCTGAATCACCGAGTCAGGGGCAGTTAGTTGTTCGGTGCCTGGAAGACTCTGGGATTGGGCGCTTTGATAACGAACATCTCCATTACTTCATCATGAGCATTGCTGACATTCATCTTTGTGTTGTAGGGAATGTTGATAATACTGCCTTGGGGATAATGCTGTGCTTCCTGTTCACCCAGCTGGAGAGTCAGCGTGCCGCGCAGAATCGTCATGTAGACATTGGAGTTGGAGAAGTGTTCGGGGAGACCGGCTCCTTTGGGGAAGATCATGTGGTTGATCATCACTTCATCTGCGTCAATGATTTTCTCAACCTTTTTTTCGTCATCAAGCGAGTAGGAATGAACTGTTTCAATCATCGGTATACTCCTTTCCATTGTTTTGTTTTCTTTTCTTTCTAATCTTGTGACTTGATTAAAGCTTCACTTGTTTCGTCTGATTTGTTGCATGGAAACTTGATTCATTCTTTTCCGGGTTCAATTTACTCATCTGAAAGGACTGTCTCCCGCGAAAAGCGGAAGTTACAGTTCTGGTCGGGACCGTTCCTCCGGAACTCTGGGTATGGGGACAGCTGATCTCGTATTCCTGAAGGCAGGGGGAAAAAGGGGTCCTCTTCCCGCTGAAATCCAGTATACTGCAGATAGAGCAAACAGAGTGTTGCCTGGGTAACACTCTGTCCAGGCAACGGGTACCATCAGACTGGGACAAACTGTGCCTGTCATGTTAATTACTCCGGCCGGTCGACTGCCGGAGGAGTCAGCTTCTCACTTCGAAGAATTTTGCTCATGGCCTTGCCTTTGGCCAGTTCATCAATCAGCTTGTCCAAATACCGGACTTCACGCATCACAGGGTCTTCGATATTCTCGACCCGGACCCCGCAGACTACGCCCTGAATTAATTGGCGGGAGGGGTTCAGGAGAGGGGCCTCCCGGAAAAATGTCTCATAATCGACTTCCTGTGCGATTTGACTGTCCAGCATATCCTGAGAGTATCCGGTAAGCCACCGGATGATTTCATCCACTTCAGCTCGGGTTCTGCCTTTCTTCTCTGCTTTCGCTACGAGCAGTGGATAAACCCGGGCAAAGCTCATGCGATAAACTCGGTGTTCGGTCATAATGGTCCTCCTTCGGGCGGATCGGATTTGAAACGGAAAGACGCAGGGACGTCAGCATCCTATCAGCAGGCCATCAGGACCTCATGACAGCAGGACGTCAACCGTCTCACGGATCGTTCTCTCATTATATTATAAGTTAATGAACGGGATATTCTAAGTTGATGAATTGACAGTAACTTGATTGTACGTCGGCTGAATCAATATTTTCCTGCGCGATCAGAGTGGTTATAGGCCAAGCCGGAGTGTACACCGGATCCGGTGCCAGGAGTGAGGTCATTTCCTGCGCGGTTCGTCGATCAATATTTGGGATTTTCGTGAAACCGGGCTTGCGGTTGCAGAGAAAATGGACAGAATGTCCCTATGATCTGTTATTCTTATTTGGTATAGACAGTTTTGACAGGATCGTAAGTTCAGGTGATGAATAATTTCAAATGACGGAGGAAGCATCCCATTGGAAAAGATTAAAATACTGCATTGCGCGGACTGGCATCTGGGGTCATCCCTTTGGTCCATTCCCGAACACGCCGCCCAGCGGGCGGTGGAGCTGCTCGGGAGTTTTCGGAGAATGACCCGGCTGTGCCAGAAGGAGCAGGTGGATCTGCTTCTCATTGCCGGGGATCTGTTTGAAGGAACTAATATAGATCCGGCGGTGGTTGCTTCGGTAAAGGAATATTTAGCAGACATTTCCTCCCGGGTTTTTATCGCGCCGGGAAATCATGATTATGCAGCCTTGGATTCTCCGTTCCTGGATCCGGACTGGTCGGACAATGTCCACATCTTCAGGGGAGGATTGGAACGGGTGGATTTGCCGGATCTTCCGGTATCCGTGTACGGAGCCGCCTTTACCGGATCGCGCCAGGAGGAAGTACTGCTGCCGCAATCTGATCCGGACTGTGCCGGCCGGATTCGACTGGGAGTGTTCCACGCGGATGTCGTTGGCACCGGCCAATCCTCCGGATACCACGGAATTCAGCCGGAGCAGATCCGGGCCACGGGACTGGATTACCTGGCGCTGGGGCATATTCACAAATGCAGCGGCATTCAGCGGGTGGGTCATACCACCTGGGCGTACCCGGGCATTCCGGATGGACGGGGTTTCGATGAAACTGGCCGGAAAGGAGTGTATCTGGGTACCGTTCAAGCCGGTGCGGCAGATCTGCAGTTCGAAAGTCTGTCCAGCCGGCAGTATCTGATTGAACCGGTGGATGTTTCAAGCTTCCGGACGGAGGCACAGGCTGAGGCGGCAATTTTAGCCCAGCTGAAGGAACGTCACGGCGACTCCTATGCTGATCATTTTTACCGGATCCGACTGACCGGTCGGGTCGGGCTGGAAACCGTCCTGCCCTGGACCGTCATTGAGAACCGGCTGGCTGAAACCCTCCATTATGTTCAGCTGCAGGACGAGACCCGGATGGAAGTGGACTTTGACAATCTGGCTCAGGAAACTTCACTGCGGGGCATTTTTGTCCGGAAAATGCTGGAAGCGGTAGCGGGCGGCGACGAAGCTCAGAATAACCGGATGCGCCAGGCGTTGGAAGCGGGACTGCGAGCTTTGGAAGGGCAGGTGATTGACTGTGATCATTAAAGAAATGTATCTGGACCGGTTCGGCCGGTTCCAGGATTATTCCCTGACGCTGGGTCAGGGCCTGCAGGTGATCCACGGGGCCAATGAAGAAGGCAAAAGCACGCTGATGGCGTTTCTTCAGATGATGTTCTACGGGTCCAGCGGCCGAGGCCGGGATGTCGCGGGCAATTTGCGCAAAAAATACCGCCCCTGGGATGGCAGCCCAATGAAGGGGCACCTGATTTTTGAGGCGGATGGAACCACGTACCGCCTGGAGCGGGTGTTTGGCCAGAGCAATGTCACCGATCAGGTCAGTCTGTTCAACGAAACAACCGGGGAACGGATCCGGGTAAAAGCCAGGAAAGAGCCCGGGGTGGAATATCTCGGACTGGGAGAGGATGCTTTTGCCCGAAGTGTGTTTATCAGTCAGGGAGCCAGCCTGATCCGCGACGGAGCCAAACAGGAGGAACTGACCCAGCGTCTGCTCAATCTGGTAACCACAGGCAGCGAGGAGGTTTCTTACCAGTCAGCGCTGGACTCCATGAATCAGGCCAGAGAACGGCTGGTCAGCAAAAATCAGAAGAACGGACTGCTGGTTCTGGCTCGCCAGGAGGTTGAACACCTGGAGGAGCGCCGCCGAGCCGCGCAGGCCGAAGAACTGGAGAAGCTGGCTGCCCAGGAGGAGCTGGAGCGCGAGCAAAACTGCCGCCGGGAACTGATTGAGCGCAAAGCCGTCCTGGACAGGGAACAGAAGAAAAACGAAGGCATCCTTCGGACCCATCAGCTGGCCGCTGCCATTGACCGGGAAACCCGGCATCTGGAGCTGACCCGGCAGATGAATGCCCTGGAGGCTCGGCTGACATATTCCGGCGGCCGGATGGATCGGAGCTATCTGTCCGCTGCGGATGAGATGCTGCGTCGAATTCATCAGAACGAGGCCAAAACCCAATCGCTGGAAGAAAATCTGTCAGCCCGCGAAACCGAGCTTGAGGCGCTGGATTCGGACCGAACCAGTCCTCTGGAGGAACCGCTGGAAGAGCTGAAAGCCAACGAGGTGCGGCAGTCCGAACTGGAGGAACAGCTTCAGGTGACGCGCCGGCAGCTGCAGGAGCTGCGCCTTTACCGCACAGCCATTCAGAAAGCGGAGCTGCTGTCTGGTCAGTGCGAAGAGACTTCCGCCGAAGTGCGGGAAGCTGAGGTCGAACTGACACAGCTGGAAGAGCAGTACAAGGTTGTGCGCGTTGAACTGGAGGAGGCAAAACAGGCTAAGGAGCAGCAGCGCCAGACTCAGTGGCAGAAAGAGCAGGAAATCAGGCAGCTCGAGGAAGCCATGGCGCGCAGCCGGCTCCAGGTGGGGCAGTGGCAGGCGGATCTCAGTCACAATGCCGGTCAGATCTCGAAGGAAACACCCTCCGGTTCATACAGCAACAGAAGCCGGGCTCTTCCGGCACTGACGCTTTCAGGTCTGGCGGTTCTGCTTGCCCTCATTCTGGGCAGTCAGGTTCACCCGGGATTCTATGGAGTCCTGATCCTGGCATTGCTGTTTGCTGCCTGGGGATATCGCGGGCTTCCGGGAGCGGCTGATTCCCGGGGGGAAGCTGGACCCGATGAGGCAGACCAGCTGCGGGCAATGCTCTTGAATCAGATCGACCAGCTGGAAAAGGAGCAGGCCGGCAGCCTGGTGCAGCACACAGCGCTCACCCGGGAGGTCGGGGAGCTCACACAGGGCTATAACAGGTCAATCCAGCGGCTGGCCGAAATGGAAGCCAGGTATGGTGCAACAGAAACGCAGCTGGACGAAGTCCGGCGCCGTGTCCTGGGACTGACCAGCCGGCTCAGTGCACTGACCCGGGAGCATGAGGAGCTGCAGAGAGAACTGGAGCAGTTCACCGTCAAGGGGACAAAGCTGGATGAACTGAATCTGCTGGAAGAGCTGGATCAGATGCAGCAAACAGGTCAGTGCCTGGAAAAACGACATGCCGAGCTGTTGGATTTGCTGGAGGCCAGAGATCTGACGGATGCGATTCAGAAGGTGCTTACCAGTCAGATGTCGCTCCAGAGAGCACAGCAGCTGGGGCGCGAGATCTCAAAATTAAGGCAGGAACTGGAACAACTGGCCGCACAGCGGACCGAACACATCAACGACCTGCTGACACATCTGCAGCCATACCGCACCGTGAAGACCCTGGAGGAAACCACTGGGCTGATGCAGGATCTGACTGAAGACCTGGAGCGGTGCCAGCAGCTCTCCATTCAGCGGGAAGCCGGTGAACAGAACCGTCAGGAGCTGGAAAAGAACCATACGCTGGAAGAGTTGAAACTTCTTTGGTCAGAATCTTCAGCGGATGAGCGCGATGCCGCCCTGCCGGATCCGGACGATCTCCGGGATCTGGAACATCAGGCGGAGATGCTGACGGGTCAGATCCACGCCCTGGACCGTACGCTGGCGGCAAGAGAAGCGGAACTGCGTGAGAAATACCGATCCCGTGAAAATCTCAGCCAGGTGGAGGAACGACTGGATCAAGCCCGGATGAACGTCAAGGGCAAACAGGAGCAATATGAGATACTGACCCTGGCCCAGACAAAGCTGACAGAAGCCTTTGAGGAGCTGCAGCAAAGCTTCGGACCGCTCCTGAACGATCGCACCGGAGCCATTCTGCGACGGCTGACCCGGGATAAATATCAGAATGTTCGAGTCAGCCGCAGCTTTGATATTATGGTGGAGGATGGGAATCAGCGTCAGCTGTTTGAGTGGGGTTACCTCAGCGGAGGAACCGTGGATCAGGCATACCTGGCCCTCCGGCTCGCCATCACAGATCTCATTTCGTCACCTGCTCAGCCCCTGCCTCTGTTCCTGGATGACATCTTCACCCAGTATGATGATGCAAGAGCCAGAGAGGGGCTGAACTTTCTGAAAGAGCATACCTGCGCCCGACCCGTTCCGCTCCAGACGGTGCTCTTCACCTGCCACGGCCGGATCCGGGACTGGGCCAGTTTGATGCCCGAGGTCACAGTTCTGGACCTGACCTGATCCATGGAGCAGGCACAACCATCAGGCAGCCTGAATCATGTTGAAATGGAACCAGGATAAGTTTCCATCATAACCAGAAATTGTAGAGCCAGAAAAGCAGCCGTTGCCTTGATCCTTGCCGGTCGGACAAGAACCAAAGCAGCGACTGCTCTTTTTTTGATCTGTTTCATGATCCAATCAATGATCTATTCAATAACGGTCCACTAACCGGGCTATGATCTGACGAATGATCTTTCCATAGAGATGCCTGCCAGACTGTCTGCATAGCTGTCTGAACGGTTGCGTGCTGGTCTGCTTTCTCAGGCTGTATAAAAATCATTGACAAATTTCGCCTGGAGATGGATAATTAGAACAGTAATTTTCTTCTGATGCCAATGACTTTTGGCGATAAACCGAAATCTCTTAGCCTCTTTTCCATTTCACTGGAATTCTTCTTTCACTCATCAGATGACCCAAGCCTTCCACCAGTTTTTGTTTTTGTGATCAGCCCAGGTTTTTTTGCATGGAAAAAATCGCTGGGACGCCTTGTTATTCATTGGGTTGTCTGTTCCTTGTATTCCGTTGGTTTCAACTCATTCCACCCACGACATTTGACATTCACTCTTCGACATCCATCACAGGCAGGTGAACTATGGAATTTGATTTTAGACGTCTGACCCTTAATGAACTGCGGGATCTGGCCAAGGCAAACCAGGTAAAGGGCATTGCCAAGCTGCGCAAGCCGGAACTGATTGCTCTTCTGGAGGAATTGCTGCAGGATTCGGATCAGGTAAAACCAGCCGCGGACGAGCTCGATAACAGGACTGGGGATGAGTTTGCTCCCTATCAGCATGAGGCAGACCAGGAGCTGGGGGCGAGTCCCTCAGCGGAACCGGCGGCGGGGGGCGGTTATCCGCCGCAAATCGGCCAGGCCGTTCAGGAAGCGACAGCTGCCGGAGTGGGGAGCTCAGCAGAAGCCGGTTCGTCGCGGGAAACATCTTATGTGGATCGGAACGGAATCGCCTTGAAAGAGAAGCTTTCCCGACGGTTTGAACCGATGCGGTCTGAGCGGGACGGGTCCGCGGGTTATGAACGAAGCACTGCCCGTTCCGCGGAGGATCGGTCGGACTCCGGTGAACGCTCCTTCCCGCCGGATACCATTGAAGTGACAGGTATCCTGGAAATCATGGATCAGAACAGCTTCGGCTTCCTTCGCGGCGACAACTACCTGACTACACCGGATGACATTTATGTATCACCCACCCAGATTCGCCGCTTCCGACTGAAAACCGGGGATGAAGTCGCCGGAAAAACCCGCCCCACCCGGGAAGGGGAGAAATTCAAGGCGCTGTTCTATGT is a window from the Clostridiaceae bacterium HFYG-1003 genome containing:
- a CDS encoding AAA family ATPase; protein product: MIIKEMYLDRFGRFQDYSLTLGQGLQVIHGANEEGKSTLMAFLQMMFYGSSGRGRDVAGNLRKKYRPWDGSPMKGHLIFEADGTTYRLERVFGQSNVTDQVSLFNETTGERIRVKARKEPGVEYLGLGEDAFARSVFISQGASLIRDGAKQEELTQRLLNLVTTGSEEVSYQSALDSMNQARERLVSKNQKNGLLVLARQEVEHLEERRRAAQAEELEKLAAQEELEREQNCRRELIERKAVLDREQKKNEGILRTHQLAAAIDRETRHLELTRQMNALEARLTYSGGRMDRSYLSAADEMLRRIHQNEAKTQSLEENLSARETELEALDSDRTSPLEEPLEELKANEVRQSELEEQLQVTRRQLQELRLYRTAIQKAELLSGQCEETSAEVREAEVELTQLEEQYKVVRVELEEAKQAKEQQRQTQWQKEQEIRQLEEAMARSRLQVGQWQADLSHNAGQISKETPSGSYSNRSRALPALTLSGLAVLLALILGSQVHPGFYGVLILALLFAAWGYRGLPGAADSRGEAGPDEADQLRAMLLNQIDQLEKEQAGSLVQHTALTREVGELTQGYNRSIQRLAEMEARYGATETQLDEVRRRVLGLTSRLSALTREHEELQRELEQFTVKGTKLDELNLLEELDQMQQTGQCLEKRHAELLDLLEARDLTDAIQKVLTSQMSLQRAQQLGREISKLRQELEQLAAQRTEHINDLLTHLQPYRTVKTLEETTGLMQDLTEDLERCQQLSIQREAGEQNRQELEKNHTLEELKLLWSESSADERDAALPDPDDLRDLEHQAEMLTGQIHALDRTLAAREAELREKYRSRENLSQVEERLDQARMNVKGKQEQYEILTLAQTKLTEAFEELQQSFGPLLNDRTGAILRRLTRDKYQNVRVSRSFDIMVEDGNQRQLFEWGYLSGGTVDQAYLALRLAITDLISSPAQPLPLFLDDIFTQYDDARAREGLNFLKEHTCARPVPLQTVLFTCHGRIRDWASLMPEVTVLDLT